The window TGCCGTGATACACACTCTTCTGTCCATCGAAATGGAATTCAGTCTTTGTTAATGCTTTCATTGTTTTTATGTTTATAGAGTCCTATCTCTTGTTAGCCTTATCGTGTGCTTCGTATGCGTTCACGATACGCGTAACCAATTTGTGTCTTACAATGTCTTTTTTGTCAAGATGGATGACCGATATATCATCCACGCCGCTTAGAATAGAAAGAGCTTCTTTTAATCCACTCTTTTCAGCATGTGGGAGGTCTATCTGTGTAAGGTCACCCGTAATTACCATCTTTGTGTTCCAGCCCATACGCGTTAAGAACATACGGATTTGTGCTGGTGTCGTATTCTGTGCTTCATCGAGGATTACTACTGCATCACTCAGAGTTCGTCCTCGCATGAATGCCAATGGAGCAATCTGAATGATATGCTTATCCATCATGTCTTGTAGCTTGACAGCAGGAATCATGTCCTCTAAAGCATCATAAAGAGGTTGCAGATAGGGGTCAATCTTATCCTTCATGTCACCCGGAAGGAAACCAAGTTTCTCTCCCGCTTCTACAGCTGGACGTGAAAGGATAATCTTCTTTGCGGCCTTCTCTTTGAGAGCCTTTACTGCCAAGGCAATACTTAGGTAAGTCTTACCTGTTCCAGCTGGTCCAACTGCAAATATCATATCATTTTTCTCGAAGGCATCAATCAGTTGCTGCTGATGCTCCGAACGACCTTTGATTGGTCTGCCTGATACAGAATAAACAAGGACGTCCTTTACCGCATCAGCTTTGGTCTTACGACCTTTCACGATATCAAGGATGTCCTCTTCTGTAATGGTGTTATACCGCTCCACATGCTTACGCATGGTTTCAATGTCTTCTTCAATCTTTACCATCTCCTCTTCATCACCTAAGATGCGGATAACGTTGTCTCTTGCAACAATCCTCAGCTTAGGGAAGAGCGACTTTATCATCTGAAGGTGGACATTGCCAACCCCATAGAAGACCACTGGGTCTATATCTTCAAGAACTATATGCTTTTCTATCAATTTCTTCTACTTTATATTTGTTCGCAAAGTTACTATAAAATAATGATACTTACAAATTATTCTTAATTCATAATTCGCAATCAGCAAAAACTTATTACCTTTGTATCAATGAAACAAAAAAAGAAGATAACAAAGAATCGATTTTTATTGGGCTTCATTGCTATAACTTTTCTTTTAGCCATCATAAGGTTACTATTTCCGTCTATTGCACATGATAGGATGAAAGTATTATCTAATGTTGATGGTAATAGTATTCGTGCCATGGAAAAAGTTGATTCTGCTAAGATTAAAGCTCAATCAACTCCAAGTAATATTAAGATGTCTCATTTCTTTAAATCAGATGGTTCACAGAAAAAAAATAGAATCATTGGTGTAAGAGATTATGAGGAGAGCTTTCCGGACTCACAGCCACAACAGCTTGAGGCTGCCTTGCGCTATGGTGTAAAGGCTGTTGTTGATCGTACTGATGCTGAGAAACGTAAGAATGAGTTGGTATATGTTGGTAGTAGCCCATATTATAATATGAAGAAGCTGAATAGTAGCATACCATACCTTGTTCCACGTGCTGCTATCTTGCTTCAGGATATTGCTCGTAACTTTATGGATAGCTTGCAGACAAAGGGAGTGCCTATTAATAAAATCTTAGTATCAAGCGTATTGAGAACAAAGGAAGATGTTGAAAAACTTCGTCGGTACAATCATAATGCAACAGAAAATAGCTGTCACCTCTATGGTACAACCTTTGATATAGCTTATAACAAGTATGCTTCGGTTACTCGCTCTGTGTCAAACGATACACTTAAATGGGTGTTAAGTGAGGTACTGAACGACTTACGTTCGCAAGGACGATGCCTCATTAAGCATGAAAAACGTCAAGGCTGTTTTCATATTACAGTAAGATGATTTAGCTTTGACGGCTATCATGCTTTGAAACGAATTGTAGATAAGCCGTATTGATATTAAGAAATAATCGTTGTAGCTTTAATATAATCATCAGATTATTTGGCTATTAGAAAAAAAAGAAGTAATTTTGCAGTCGCTGTCACGAGATGGCAGCATTAAATTCAAACCTTTAAAATATTTATTAAAGAATTATGGCAACAAAAATCAGATTGCAGCGCGGTGGTCGTAAGAACTATGCTTTCTACAGCATCGTAATCGCTGACGCTCGTGCACCACGTGATGGTAAGTTTACTGAGAAGATTGGTACTTATAACCCTAATACCAATCCAGCCACAGTAGATTTGAATTTTGATCGTGCTCTTTACTGGGTTGAGACTGGTGCTCAGCCAACAGACACTGCTCGTAACATCCTTAAGGGTGAGGGCGTTTACTTGATGAAGCACCTCCGTGGTGGTGTTAAGAAGGGCGCATTCGATGAGGCTGCATGTCAGCAGAAGTTTGACGCTTGGAAGCAGGCTAAGGATGCAGCTACAGAGGCTGTAGAGAAGAAGGTAACCGATGCGAAGAAGGCTGCTGCTGCTCAGAACCTTGAGGCTGAGAAGAAGGTTAAAGAGGCTATTGCTAAGAAGGTTGCAGACAAGAAGGCTGCTACCGTTGCAGCACAGGCTGAGGTAGCTCAGGCTGCTGAGGATACAACTTCTGAGGCTCCTGCAGAGGAGACTCCAGCAGAGGCATAACCCTCGCTCACAATTAAAGCATAAGTCCATAGACTCTTTAAGAGTTTATGGACTTTTTGTTTGTGATAGATTCAAAATGTGTTACATTATGGTAAGCTTTCCCATATAAGTAAGTCATTATAGCCTTACTATCTTAATAAAGGCAATAATGTTTGAATTTTTCACATATCGATTTTGTAATTACCCCAAAATAGCTTGCATATAACGCTCAATAGGCTTGCAAAAGATGTCTTTTAGAGGTCTTATTAACGCCCTTTTGAAGTCCAATTAAGGACCTTTTCTTGTATGATTTCATAACTAATTGATTTAATGTAGGTTGTAAGCTTGCTTTTTACACATGTTTTCCCATTTTATTTTTAGTTTTTACAAGAATTTATGTAATGATATTTCAGCATCTTATCTGCCAACTTTCAATGTGTTAAAATGAAAAGGTTCTCTGTGTTAGAGGATGAATAAATAGACAGTCTTAGCTATCTTTTTGTTTAATGAATACCTTTGGTTCTTCCATTAAAACTATACAAACAGTGCTACGCATTTAATGGAAGAGCCCTTTCAATCTACCTATACATACTCTTCTCCTTGTAAGAAGGCGCGTTTTACAATAGGTGTTGTATAAGCGTATGGGATAAATTCAATAGATGGAATTTTATCTGTAATGAAGAAGTTGGCAACTTTTCCACGTGTGATGGAACCATACTCTTTACTTAATCCCATTGCACATGCTCCATTCAAGGTTGCTGCATTGATAGCTTCGGCTGGCATTAAGCGCATCTTGATACAACCAAGCGAAACGATAAACTTCATATCTCCTGATGGGGTAGAACCTGGGTTGTAGTCACTTGCAAGCGTAAGTGGCAGTCCTTTGTCTATCATCTTTCGTCCTAAGGCAAAAGGTAAGTTGAGGAAGAAGGAGGTTCCTGGAAGTGCAGTCGGCATGGTTTCGCTGTTTTTTAGAATCTCTATCTCTTCTTCAGTCATACTCTCTAAGTGGTCAACTGATAGTGCGTTATGCTCTACACCAACCTCAACACCACCAGATGATTCCAATTCGTCAGCATGAATCTTTGGTCGCATACCATATTCTGCACCAGCTTTAAGAATGCGCGCAGTCTCTTCTGGTGTGAAGAATCCTGTATCACAGAAGACATCAATGAACTCAGCCAATTTCTCTGTACCCACAGCTGGTATCATTTCGTTGATAATCAAATCAACGTATGCATCTTGTCTGCCTTTATATTCACGTGGAACAGCATGGGCACCGAGGAATGTTGCTACGACTTTCAGGCGTGTTGTCTCTTTGACACGACGGATAACACGAAGCATTTTCAATTCGTCTTCCGTATTCAGTCCATAACCGCTCTTTATCTCCACACAGCCAGTTCCTTTCCTAATAATCTCATCAACACGCTTCATAGCTTGCTGATAGAGTTCGTCTTCACTCATTTCATGAAGACGATCTGCAGAGTTGAGGATGCCACCCCCACGCTTTGCAATTTCCGCATAGCTGAGTCCACGAATCTTGTCAACAAACTCTTGCTCTCGGCTACCGGCAAAGACAATGTGTGTATGAGAGTCACACCATGAAGGAAGAATAGTTCCTCCTTCTGCATCAACAATCTCCTCGTTTCCAGAAGTTGGTGGACAATCACTCATCTTACCATAATCAGCAAAGCGTCCATCTTCTATTATAAGGTAAGCATCTGGCAGTGTGTTTAGTATTGCCATCTCTTTACCTTTGAGACATAGCTTGCCATCGTGGCCTATACCAGCAAGTAAACCGATGTTTTTTATTATTAGTCTTTTCATTTCAAGTCTTTTCCCTAATCGATGAAAGTATGAAAATAATAGATATTAAATAGAAAGAGGTTGCACCAGAATTGTTACCAATCTTGATACAACCCCTTTATGACTTACTTATTTACGTAAGAATTCAACTGACTTGGCAATGTGAGGTGCCATAAACTCGTCTGTGTCGATGAAAGGAACGTTCTCACGATAAGCCTTGTGGATAGCTTCAATCGTAGGCGAAGACTTCAGCGGACGACGGAATTCAAGTGCTTGTGCAGCATTGAAGAGTTCGATAGCAAGTACACGCTCTGTGTTTAATACTACTTGATAGAGCTTCGTTGCTGCATTGGCTCCCATACTAACATGGTCTTCTTGTCCTTGTGAAGATGGAATACTGTCGACAGATGCTGGAGTACAATAAGTCTTACTCTGACTAACGATAGATGCTGCTGTGTACTGTGGAATCATAAAACCACTGTTTACACCAGGCTTAGCCACGAGGAAACTTGGTAGGTTACGAGTACCAGACACGAGCTTATAGATACGACGCTCAGAGATGTTACTCAATTCGCATAGTGCAATAGCAAGGAAGTCCATTGGCTGTGCGATAGGTTCTCCGTGGAAGTTGCCTGCCGAGATAACGAGGTCTTCATCAGGACAAACGGTCGGATTATCCGTAGCTGCATTCACTTCAATGTCTACAACAGACTTTACATAGGCAATGGTATCCTTTGATGCACCATGTACCTGTGGCATACAGCGGAATGAATATGGGTCTTGTACGTTGACCTTAGGCTGTTTGATAAGCTCACTACCTTCCAGCAATTCTCTTATTCGTGCTGCAGTGTCAATCTGTCCCTTGTGATGACGAACAGCGTGAACAGCATGTGTGAATGGTTCAATACGTCCATCGTAAGCTTCAAGAGACATTGTACCAATGACATCAGCCCACTCGCTCAATCGTTCACTTTGCAGGAGTGCCCATACAGCAAAGGCATTCATGTTTTGAGTTCCATTGAGTAGAGCAAGACCTTCCTTAGAAACGAGTTCGATAGTGTCCCATTTCATCTTCTTCAAGATGTCTGCACCGGAATAGATTTTTCCTTTGTATTCAACTTCACCCATGCCAATAAGTGGCAAACAAAGGTGAGCCAAAGGGACGAGATCGCCCGATGCGCCCAAAGAGCCTTGTGTGTATACAATAGGATAGATGTCGTTGTTGAAGAAGTCTATCAGTCGTTCAACGGTTTTCAACTGGCAAGCAGAGTAACCGTAGCTGAGTGACTGAATCTTGAGTAGCAACATTATCTTTACAATATCATTAGGAACACGATCACCCACACCACAAGCGTGAGACATTACGAGGTTTTTCTGCAACTGTGATAAGCTATCCTTGTCAATAGATATCTTACAGAGAGAACCGAAACCAGTTGTAACACCATAGATAGGTGTTTCTGATTCTTTAATCTTATTATCGAGATACTCTCTACAACGGATAATGCGTTGACGTGCATCTTCAGAAAGTTCAAGTTTTGTGCCGTTCTTGATTATCTCGCCAATCTGCTCAATAGACAGATGCTCGGCACTAATCTGATGAATTTTGTTCATAGTTTTACGGATTAGTATAATAGATTTAATTGATTAAAAAGCAGTGTTGATAACGTCATCATCAACGAAGTTAGGAAGGGTAACACATAGTCCTGGTGTGCGCTCCATCTCTCTTCGGATGGCGTCAATAGAACCAGTGTTGCGTGCCCAACTACGGCGTGCAATACCATTGTTCACATCCCAAAGGAGCATCTGACGGATATGACGATCTGAGTCCTCGCTACCATCAATCACCATACCGAAGCCACCATTGATGACTTCTCCCCAGCCAACACCGCCACCATTGTGGATGGATACCCATGTTGCTCCACGGAAAGAGTCACCAATAACATTCTGTACAGCCATATCAGCACAGAACTGTGAACCATCATATATGTTAGATGTCTCACGGAAAGGAGAGTCTGTTCCCGATACATCATGGTGGTCACGACCAAGGACGATAGGACGAGAAATTTCTCCCTTACGTATAGCTTCATTGAAAGCTAAGGCAATCTTCGTTCGGCCTTCTGAGTCAGCATAAAGGATGCGAGCCTGTGAACCAACAACCAAATGATTCTTTCCTGCCTCTTTAATCCAATGGATATTGTCATCAAGTTGGCCGATAATATCTGGCGTAGCAGTCTTGCGTATTTCCTCTAATACCTCTGTTGCAATACGGTCGGATGTTTCCAAATCCTTTGGATCACCAGAAGAACAAACCCAACGGAATGGTCCAAAGCCATAATCGAAGAACATTGGTCCCATAATATCTTGTACATAAGATGGATAACGGAACTTACCATCTGTCTTCATGATGTCTGCTCCTGCACGGCTTGACTCTAAGAGGAAAGCATTACCATAATCAAAGAAGTACATACCCTTATCTGTCAGCTTGTTAATAGCAGCAACCTGACGGCGTAAAGACTCCTGAACCTTTTCCTTGAAGAGTTGTGGCTCTTCAGCCATCATACGCTTAGACTCTTCCAATGAAACGCCAACAGGATAATAGCCTCCTGCCCATGGGTTGTGTAGAGAAGTCTGATCACTTCCGAGGTCAACGTGTATGTTCTCTGCTGCCAAACGTTCCCAAAGGTCAACAACATTGCCCACGTAAGCCATAGAAACTGTGCGCTTCTCTTCAACAGCCTTCAATGCTGCAGGAATTAGTTCATCGAGCGAAGTATGTAGTTCGTCAACCCAACCTTGATCATAACGCTTCTGTGCTGCTAATGGGTTAATTTCTGCTGTAATACTTACTACCCCAGCTATGTTACCAGCCTTAGGTTGAGCACCAGACATACCGCCTAAGCCAGAAGTAACGAAGAGCATACCTTTGATACTTGTCTCTCCAGCCTTCAATCGTTTACGGGCTGCATTTAGAACGGTGATAGTTGTGCCATGAACGATACCCTGTGGACCGATATACATATAGGAACCAGCGGTCATCTGTCCATACTGACTTACACCCAAGGCATTATCTCGTTCCCAATCATCAGGCTTAGAATAGTTAGGTATAACCATACCATTCGTTACCACTACACGTGGAGCATTCTTATGAGAAGGGAAGAGCCCGAGCGGATGACCAGAATACATCACCAATGTTTGTTCATCGGTCATCTCACTCAAATACTTCATTACCAGTCGATATTGTGCCCAGTTCTGGAAGACGGCACCATTACCACCGTATGTAATCAGCTCATGAGGATGTTGTGCAACAGCCTTGTCAAGGTTGTTCTGAATCATCATCATGATGGCTGCCGCCTGTTTAGAGTTATGAGGATATTCGTCGATAGGACGCGCATACATCTCATAAGTAGGGCGGAAACGGTACATATAGATACGACCATATTGGCGTAATTCCTCAGCAAACTCTGGTGCTAACGTTGCATGGAACTTCTTAGGGAAGTAACGTAAGGCATTACGTAGCGCAAGTTTCTTCTCTTCTTGTGTGAGAATGTCCTTACGTTTTGGTGCGTGATTGATAGAAGGGTCGTATGCTTGTGGCTCAGGTAGCGTGTCGGCTATACCTGTGCGAATGTCTTTTATAAATTCTTCTTTTGTCATAGTTACTTAGTAGATTTATTTGGGGTTGTAGTTATTTGATTTGCTTTCAAGCGTAAAGTGAAATTGTTAAAGCATATAACTGTTTAGCTATCATTATATATCTATTATCTTAGAGATAGTTTAATCGGGCAAGCAAGGTATGCTTGCCCAATTTATTGACATATAATTAACTTCGTTGTGGGATAGCTACAGTGTTATTTATTTCCTTGTTTATAAGGAATATAACTCTTATAATATAAAGAAAAACATTATAGTTTAGCCTCAACTATCTTCATTATCTCTGCCTCAGCTTCATTAGCTTGAGCAATCAACTTGTTTGCCTCGGCAACTAAATGTTCTGCTTTTTCTTTGTCTTTCAAGCCAGAAGCATTAATCTTCACATTCAGCCCTGCGCCGAGTACAGCAGCACGAGCTGCCAATACACCAACACCAGCATCTGAAACACTGTTAGGATTACCTTCTTCTGCCATTGCACGGCAAAGTTCAAATACTTTGTATGAAGCCTTCATTGTATGCAATGGAACTTCTGTTGCGAAAAGTGTTGCTTCTTGTATTGCCTGAGAGCGTGCTGCCTTTTCCTCGTCAGTACCCTTAGGAAGACCGAAGGCAGACATGATACGATTGAAAGCTTCTGTGTCTTCATCAACGAGTACCATTAGTTCTGCTTGTATTGCCTGACCTTTTTCTGCCCAATTGCTAAACTCTTCCCAACGTGCATCCCAACCTGCTTTATGGCTGGAGAGGTTGGCTACCATCGTACCTAAGGCTGCACCTAATGCACCCATATAAGCAGAGATAGTACCACCTCCAGGTGCTGGAGATTCACGTGAAGTCTCATTGGCAAACTCTTTGACAGTCAAGTCAATGAGTTTTGGTGTCTTATTAGCATCTTCCAGTAAGTATTCAATAACTTTCTCACGTGGATTAAAAGGCTTCAAATCATCTAACCCCATTGACATAATGGCAATCTTGATGATGTCTTCTTCTGGAATACCTGTTGAACGTTGCTGCTTCTTTAGGAAATAAGTTCCAGCCTCAAGGAGCGTACGCTTAGGAATAAGACCAACTATTTCAGTACCAGTCACGCGTATTCCTCGGGTCTGTGCACAGCGACAAACCTCATCAAAGGCAACATGAAGAGGAGTAACGTTAATGTCAGTTATATTCATTGACACCTGTGCAATTCCATATTCATCAATGAACCAGCCAATAGCCTTTGTAGCTTTCAACGTACCGGGTTGCATGATGACCTCGCCCTTTTCGTTCTTCATTGGCTTACCGACAGGCGAACCACCTTCACGCATTGGACGCCCCTTTTCTCTTACATCAAATGCTATTGCATTGGCACGACGTGTAGAGGTTGTGTTGAGGTTGAAGTTTGTTGCTATCAAGAAATCGCGTGCACCGACAGCTGTACAGCCTGTTCGTGCTAACTGCTCATCCCATTCACGTGCACCATAATCAGGTGCCTCTGCTGCTTCTGACATACGCTGTGGAAGTCCTTCGTACTCTCCCTTACGGCAAATAGCAAGATTCTTGCGTTCAGGAGTCTTGGCAGCAGCTTCATAGCAGTAGCAAGGAACCTGTAACTCGTTAGCGATTCGCTCAGCCAGCTGACGTGCCAATGCTGCACATTCCTCCAAAGTGATGCCAGCCACAGGGATAAGTGGGCAAACATCCGTTGCACCCATACGAGGGTGAGCACCATGATGCTGTCGCATATCAATAAGCTGTGCTGCCTTTTTTACGCAGCGGAAAGCAGCCTCAACAACTACTGATGGTTCGCCAACGAAGGTTACAACCGTGCGATTAGTTGCTTCTCCTGGGTCAACATCCAGTAATTTAACACCTTTAACGCGTTCTACTTCATCAGTAATCTGTTTGATTACATCTTTGTTTCGTCCTTCACTAAAATTAGGAACACACTCGATGATTTGTTTTTCTCGTGCCATATATAATTAATATAGATTTAAACAATGATTGTTTAGGGTTTCGAGTGTAAAAATACAAATTAGTTTTTGTAAATCAAAACTTTTAATGCAAAACTATTTAAACAAACTTTAGATACCATCATTTGACAAAGTAATGGAAGATAATCGTATTAGAAATAGGTTTATAAAAACAGTTATTAGGCATAGAAATAGGAGAGATTAGAAGGTGAAAAATGGTTTTTTCTAAAATATAGAGTGATAAAAAGCCATTATATAATAAGGTACACAGAGCGATTCTAAGTTTCTTGCTGAAAGCTTAGAATCGCTCTATGTGATATTTCTTAAAACTCTAAACGTATGTAGTAAACTTTATTACTCCTGCAAACTCCTGAATGCTCTTTTTGTTCGATTTTTTCACATATTATTTTTTCAAAGACCACCAAACGGCTTGCAACTAACGCCCAATTGGCTTGCAAAAGATGCCCTTTTGAGGCCTTACTAACGCCCTTTTGAAACCTTACTAAGCACCTTTTAAAAACCATCTTTGCAACTGTTTGGTAACAAGTAACTTACGTGTGTGTTAAAATAACTTGCTCTTAAGCTATTTTCCCACCTTTTCTTTGGTTGTTTTGTCAATATATTTCTTTCCTTTTTGGTATAAATCTCACACAGAGCAACAGAGGTACCAATGGCGTAGAGAGTAGAGGAGTATAATCGCAATGTTTATCGGAAGAAAACAAAAGAGTTATTCTTTTAGCCAAAACTATCGTCCTTCGTCTACGATAGGATATAGTTCAACAAACTCTCCTTGGTGCTTTTTGCCATCATTTATGACCTCTGCTATTTTCTCACTGACAACATCTATCGAGTGAGAACCAGGTCCTGTATAATGATTATTCAAGTCGGTAGTTGTTGCACCAGGGTGAATATTGAAAATCTCAACAGGTATATTGTTCTTTTCAAACTCCATAGCCATAATGCTTGTCATTGCATTCTGTGCTGCTTTGCTGGCGACGTAAGCCATCGGGTGCCAGTAAGGACTCACATCAGACGGTACGGTTATGTTCACAATTCGTCCTTTGTTTGCAGAGAGTAATGGGATAAGTGCCTTTGTCAAGCAGAATGTTCCGACGTAATTCACTTGTACGGTGTCTGTTACATCTTGCAACTCTGATTCATAGCTTGCTACTTCCATATCGCCAGGAATACCAGCATTGTTTACCAATAGTTCCAAGTCATGATATTTCTCTTTTACTTCTTTTGCAGTTTCCTCCAAAGAAGCATTGTCTGATAGATTGACGTATTGCCAGCCAATTACGTCAACTCCCTCTGCTTTCAATGATTTCATCGCCTCCTCGGCACGCTCACTATTCCGCGCACCAACGATTACCTGCCAGCCACTTTTGCCTAAAAACTTACAGATGCCATAGCCAATACCTTTGTTAGCACCTGTTACCAATACTTTTGCCATATTTGTTTTTCTATGTTTATCAGTGTGATATATTTGCTTGCAAAGATACATTATTTTATTGAGAGAATTATCTTTAATGTTGAGATATAATTACATAAAAGACTTTATTCTGTATATAATTATAATGTGTGTGTTCCTTGCTTGAGTCATCATATATCAATCTCTCTCTTCTATATAGTTTTTTTTACGTACCTTTGCAAAGACAATTTGTCTATATTACAATCAATAAAAGAGATTATTTAATGAAGTTAATTAAATCTATGTTCCTTGCTATGATGGCGGGATTGTTGCTTTCTTCTTGTATTAAGGAAGAAGCTTTAAATGCGGAAGCAGATATTACAGATGTAACGGTTGATGGAACTACGCTGGTTCGTAAGCCTGTTATCACGAATAATGAAGTACTCTTCTATGTTAATGGTTGGGAAGATTTAACCAACTTAGCACCGAAATTCAATGTTACTGAAGGTGCAAAGATAGTACCTGAAAGTGGTACGGCATTAGACTTTACACAGCCTCAAAGCTATACCGTGACCTCACAAGACGGTCAGTGGAAGAAGACTTATAAAGTGTCATTTGTAAGTAATGATATTGCTACTGATTTTCATTTTGAAACGCTTAAGGTTGATTCTACCAGTAAGTATCATACTTTCGTTGATAAGACTGCTGATGGTAACCTTGCAGAGTGGGGCAGTGGTAACTCTGGTGTGTCATTCCTTATGGGTGATAGTAAGGCAACTGAATACCCAACAAGTCAAGCAGAAAATGGTTATGTGGGTAAGTGTCTGAAGCTGACAACCGTTAGCACGGGTTTCCTTGGAGCTATGTTTGGTGCGCCGATAGCTGCAGGTAACCTCTTTACAGGTGACTTCCAGATTGATATGGGTAATCCTGCAAAGTCAACTCACTTTGGTCGTCCATTCTACAAGATACCAAAGGAATTGATTGGTTATTATAAGTACAAGGCTGGCGAGAAGTTCCAAGATAAGGATAAAAAGGAGATTAAGGATCGTAAGGATAGCCTTGCTATATATGCTGTGTTCTTTGAAACTGGCGATGGTGTAGAATATCTTGATGGTACTAATTCACTGACAAGTGATCGTATTGTCCTTCTTGCACAGCTCAAGAATGCTAAGGAAACAGAAGAATGGACACGTTTCTCTATCTCATTCGAGCCTGTAGCAGGTCGTACTATAGACAGTGAGAAGTTGAAGAATGGTAGGTATAGCCTTGCTATCATCATGTCGTCAAGTAAGGATGGTGCTTTTTTCAATGGTGCTGTGGGTAGTACGCTCTATGTGGATGAGTTGAAGTTGTACTCTGAGTAATAGTGGTTTGGAGTTAACAACTAACGAGTTTAATAGTTTAAGAGTTGACACAAAGATATTAAAGATAAAATAAAACAAATGAGACAACATATTATAGCAGTTGCAATTGCGGCTATGAGTTGCACAGTGACAGTTTTTGCACAAACAGATCGTACCTCGGTACTGAGTGTTGCAGAGCATAATGGATGGGAATATGAGGTGAAGGCTGGTGTAAACATTGGTGGTGCCTCTCCTCTCCCTATGCCTGTTGAAATCAGAGAGATTAGTAGTTATAGTCCAAAATTCAACGGAACGCTGGAGGGAACAGTCACTAAATGGCTTGGTAAGGAGCAGAAATGGGGTGTTTCTACAGGTTTGAAGTTTGAAGAAAAGGGTATGATTACTGGTGCAAACGTGAAGAACTACAGCATGGAGATTCTCAATGATGGTAGTCGTGTGGAAGGTTATTGGACGGGTTATGTAAAGACAAACTATAATACAACCCTCCTCACTGTTCCTGTTATGGCAAACTATCGTTTCAATGATCGCTGGAAGGTGCGTGCAGGGCTTTACTCTGCTATCAAGTTAGATGGTCAGTTTACGGGTAACGTGAGTGATGGTTATCTTCGTGAAGGTACTCCAGTGGGTGAGAAACTTACCTTTGCGGATGGCAATACAGCGTCATACGATTTCTCTTCTAATCTCCGTCACTTCCAATGGGGTGGTCAGTTGGGTGCAACATGGCGTGCTTTCAATCACTTCACAGTTAATGCTGACCTTACATGGGCATTTAATAACATCTTTGAAAGTGATTTTAAGACGATTAGTTTCGGACTTTATCCAATCTATCTTAACCTCGGATTTGGATATCGTTTTTAGTGTTCTAAATAGG of the Prevotella melaninogenica genome contains:
- a CDS encoding urocanate hydratase, coding for MTKEEFIKDIRTGIADTLPEPQAYDPSINHAPKRKDILTQEEKKLALRNALRYFPKKFHATLAPEFAEELRQYGRIYMYRFRPTYEMYARPIDEYPHNSKQAAAIMMMIQNNLDKAVAQHPHELITYGGNGAVFQNWAQYRLVMKYLSEMTDEQTLVMYSGHPLGLFPSHKNAPRVVVTNGMVIPNYSKPDDWERDNALGVSQYGQMTAGSYMYIGPQGIVHGTTITVLNAARKRLKAGETSIKGMLFVTSGLGGMSGAQPKAGNIAGVVSITAEINPLAAQKRYDQGWVDELHTSLDELIPAALKAVEEKRTVSMAYVGNVVDLWERLAAENIHVDLGSDQTSLHNPWAGGYYPVGVSLEESKRMMAEEPQLFKEKVQESLRRQVAAINKLTDKGMYFFDYGNAFLLESSRAGADIMKTDGKFRYPSYVQDIMGPMFFDYGFGPFRWVCSSGDPKDLETSDRIATEVLEEIRKTATPDIIGQLDDNIHWIKEAGKNHLVVGSQARILYADSEGRTKIALAFNEAIRKGEISRPIVLGRDHHDVSGTDSPFRETSNIYDGSQFCADMAVQNVIGDSFRGATWVSIHNGGGVGWGEVINGGFGMVIDGSEDSDRHIRQMLLWDVNNGIARRSWARNTGSIDAIRREMERTPGLCVTLPNFVDDDVINTAF
- the ftcD gene encoding glutamate formimidoyltransferase encodes the protein MAREKQIIECVPNFSEGRNKDVIKQITDEVERVKGVKLLDVDPGEATNRTVVTFVGEPSVVVEAAFRCVKKAAQLIDMRQHHGAHPRMGATDVCPLIPVAGITLEECAALARQLAERIANELQVPCYCYEAAAKTPERKNLAICRKGEYEGLPQRMSEAAEAPDYGAREWDEQLARTGCTAVGARDFLIATNFNLNTTSTRRANAIAFDVREKGRPMREGGSPVGKPMKNEKGEVIMQPGTLKATKAIGWFIDEYGIAQVSMNITDINVTPLHVAFDEVCRCAQTRGIRVTGTEIVGLIPKRTLLEAGTYFLKKQQRSTGIPEEDIIKIAIMSMGLDDLKPFNPREKVIEYLLEDANKTPKLIDLTVKEFANETSRESPAPGGGTISAYMGALGAALGTMVANLSSHKAGWDARWEEFSNWAEKGQAIQAELMVLVDEDTEAFNRIMSAFGLPKGTDEEKAARSQAIQEATLFATEVPLHTMKASYKVFELCRAMAEEGNPNSVSDAGVGVLAARAAVLGAGLNVKINASGLKDKEKAEHLVAEANKLIAQANEAEAEIMKIVEAKL
- a CDS encoding SDR family NAD(P)-dependent oxidoreductase, whose protein sequence is MAKVLVTGANKGIGYGICKFLGKSGWQVIVGARNSERAEEAMKSLKAEGVDVIGWQYVNLSDNASLEETAKEVKEKYHDLELLVNNAGIPGDMEVASYESELQDVTDTVQVNYVGTFCLTKALIPLLSANKGRIVNITVPSDVSPYWHPMAYVASKAAQNAMTSIMAMEFEKNNIPVEIFNIHPGATTTDLNNHYTGPGSHSIDVVSEKIAEVINDGKKHQGEFVELYPIVDEGR
- a CDS encoding PCMD domain-containing protein; the encoded protein is MKLIKSMFLAMMAGLLLSSCIKEEALNAEADITDVTVDGTTLVRKPVITNNEVLFYVNGWEDLTNLAPKFNVTEGAKIVPESGTALDFTQPQSYTVTSQDGQWKKTYKVSFVSNDIATDFHFETLKVDSTSKYHTFVDKTADGNLAEWGSGNSGVSFLMGDSKATEYPTSQAENGYVGKCLKLTTVSTGFLGAMFGAPIAAGNLFTGDFQIDMGNPAKSTHFGRPFYKIPKELIGYYKYKAGEKFQDKDKKEIKDRKDSLAIYAVFFETGDGVEYLDGTNSLTSDRIVLLAQLKNAKETEEWTRFSISFEPVAGRTIDSEKLKNGRYSLAIIMSSSKDGAFFNGAVGSTLYVDELKLYSE
- a CDS encoding porin family protein, yielding MRQHIIAVAIAAMSCTVTVFAQTDRTSVLSVAEHNGWEYEVKAGVNIGGASPLPMPVEIREISSYSPKFNGTLEGTVTKWLGKEQKWGVSTGLKFEEKGMITGANVKNYSMEILNDGSRVEGYWTGYVKTNYNTTLLTVPVMANYRFNDRWKVRAGLYSAIKLDGQFTGNVSDGYLREGTPVGEKLTFADGNTASYDFSSNLRHFQWGGQLGATWRAFNHFTVNADLTWAFNNIFESDFKTISFGLYPIYLNLGFGYRF